The Brachyspira sp. SAP_772 genome includes the window ATACATACTAAGTTTGATTTGATATTTTGCAGAAATGTAATTATTTATTTTGATAAAGAGTTTCAAAAAGAATTATTTAATAAATTTTATAGATATATGAAAGATGATAGTTATGTATTTATAGGGCACTCTGAAACATTATTTGGTATTTCAGATTTATTTAAATATATTTCTAGCAATATCTATAAAAAGATTTAATTGCGGGGTTTGATATATGTTAGATTTTCCATCAGCTGCCAACAGCAATTTTAAAAGAATCACTATATATATAGGCGGTTATTATGCCTCTAGACAGCCTGCGGTAATAAAAACAGTTTTGGGAAGTTGTATATCGGTTTGTTTGTTTGAGAATAATTTGAAGTTCGGTGGGATGAATCACTTTATGCTCCCAGAGATGAAGGAATGGGAGAATCCGGAAGATGATTATAATTATACTAGATATGGTCTTTATGCTATGGAGGTATTAATAAACGAGATAATTAAACTTGGGGGTAAAAAGGCTAATCTTACTGCTAAGATATTTGGGGGTGGGCACGTTTTAACTGGTATGACTAGTAATGTGCTTCAGGTGCCAGATAAAAATATTAGATTCGCTAGAAAATTTTTAGCAGATGAAAATATTCCTATTATTAGTGAGGACGTTGGAGGTTCTTGGCCTAGAAAAGTATTTTTTTTCAATACAGAAAATAGAGTGCTTATGAAAAAAATTGAAGGTAAAACTAAAGAGTTCTCTGCCGAACAAGAAATTAAGTATTCTAAAAACTTACAGCAAAAAATTGAAGAGAAATCTGATATTACATTATTTTAATATAAGGAAAACATTAAAGGAAAAAATTATATGGCTAATAAAATTAAAGTTTTATCAATTGATGATAGTGCATTAATAAGACAACTTCTTACAAAAATTGTTAATTCTGACCCTGAT containing:
- a CDS encoding chemotaxis protein CheD; this encodes MLDFPSAANSNFKRITIYIGGYYASRQPAVIKTVLGSCISVCLFENNLKFGGMNHFMLPEMKEWENPEDDYNYTRYGLYAMEVLINEIIKLGGKKANLTAKIFGGGHVLTGMTSNVLQVPDKNIRFARKFLADENIPIISEDVGGSWPRKVFFFNTENRVLMKKIEGKTKEFSAEQEIKYSKNLQQKIEEKSDITLF